One part of the Dysidea avara chromosome 10, odDysAvar1.4, whole genome shotgun sequence genome encodes these proteins:
- the LOC136269255 gene encoding general transcriptional corepressor trfA-like, translating into MAALEQRKAYIAKDGEILYGEEKDEYLLNGSDDSAEFHKHTGMYVKGGHILCGRAAKKEKLTDDVREAIEKSGMSKWLDKLENEAKEKQMKKRLERKRTDQTSKSINPIDANSCNSPSNNMMDKNCNQSTPEHSTGTEHTSNNFSNNSSAADNSNGTHTRGSRGDATDSTNSHFKTGNDDKQLYDSFHIPPYTGNTHPTDDKTAGNRHNGDNSDTCDFGYNSGDYPNALHPGNTSQSTSSAVDAKKVHHRPRHLNEMQVLLQPGVFPPPSASRMRHSNQEHHADVVGHQETAENYSMLDEELHHKLSLAFPQQEGDTRKKTTKSTSYEETTFKQKLTDGLIKVRKQLEVEEEVTAADPTNSTLPDSTEKPKDGNKTLSTSHGSYTSKTDEEVPIPEEKKLPFGSSKNIFTMDSIRNSTYKVQESKKSIKKIHSNVVGFQ; encoded by the coding sequence ATGGCTGCATTAGAACAAAGGAAGGCTTATATCGCTAAGGATGGTGAAATTCTTTATGGTGAAGAAAAGGATGAATACCTACTAAATGGATCAGATGACAGTGCAGAATTTCACAAACATACTGGAATGTATGTTAAAGGCGGTCATATTCTGTGCGGTAGAGCAGCAAAGAAAGAAAAGCTTACAGATGATGTTAGAGAGGCAATAGAAAAGTCAGGGATGAGTAAATGGTTAGACAAACTTGAAAATGAAGCAAAGGAGAAGCAAATGAAAAAGAGACTTGAACGTAAAAGGACTGATCAGACTTCAAAATCAATAAATCCTATCGATGCAAACAGCTGCAATAGTCCTTCCAATAACATGATGGATAAGAACTGCAATCAAAGTACTCCAGAGCATAGTACAGGTACTGAACACACATCTAATAATTTCTCCAACAATTCCAGTGCTGCAGACAACTCAAATGGTACCCACACTAGAGGATCAAGAGGTGACGCTACTGATAGCACCAACAGTCACTTTAAGACCGGCAATGATGACAAGCAACTTTATGATTCATTTCATATCCCTCCTTACACTGGAAATACCCATCCTACTGATGATAAAACTGCTGGTAATAGACATAATGGTGACAACAGTGACACATGTGACTTTGGCTATAATTCTGGTGATTACCCTAATGCTCTACATCCTGGGAACACAAGCCAGTCTACTAGCAGTGCAGTAGATGCTAAAAAGGTTCATCATAGGCCCAGACATCTGAATGAAATGCAAGTTCTCCTTCAGCCTGGTGTATTCCCTCCACCATCAGCTTCAAGAATGCGTCACAGCAATCAAGAACATCATGCAGATGTGGTTGGCCACCAAGAAACAGCAGAAAATTATAGCATGCTAGATGAAGAATTACATCACAAATTGTCTTTGGCTTTTCCTCAACAAGAAGGAGACACTAGAAAGAAAACCACTAAATCAACTAGCTATGAAGAGACTACTTTTAAGCAGAAACTTACTGATGGCTTGATAAAAGTCAGGAAACAGTTAGAAGTTGAAGAGGAAGTGACAGCAGCTGACCCTACAAACAGCACACTACCAGATTCAACAGAAAAACCAAAGGATGGTAATAAAACATTATCTACCAGCCATGGTTCATACACGTCCAAAACTGATGAAGAAGTACCTATACCAGAAGAAAAGAAATTGC